The following are from one region of the Gammaproteobacteria bacterium genome:
- a CDS encoding sulfatase-like hydrolase/transferase, with protein MQNTILLYSKDAMSMENFPRYGNRYWETPNFDEMAEKGTEFLRHYTAATSTSMAFSAMLTGKNPYEFTDRKFYTYVQPTQFETIFSRLQAEGYDCHILWSPDYMTGAWPYVRCFGDESKTHVHVLEIQQTCAIQRPNDFTLERNDALLEKTKQLIYNELNSIPPAPKQFIWMHLPHVLRGRCSYGDDIDIFDEILGFVRKKYGDESIYITADHGHMNLHKNIMAYGFHVYDLTCHVPLITPRIDGLKKVERITSHTDLMDIILEKKIPKHDYVLTDTLYYCQPNRRLAVIGQRYKYIYNKHNRTEELYDLEWDPQERYNLLERDRYDSDRSELKRITELYFYPYRSDAMEALKGLRKKKEEIWRNGTWSEEAYVSARSMMRHIKARIRMKLNKC; from the coding sequence ATGGCCGAAAAAGGGACCGAATTCCTCCGTCACTATACGGCAGCCACTTCTACTTCTATGGCATTCAGCGCGATGCTGACTGGCAAAAACCCTTATGAATTTACGGATCGTAAGTTTTACACCTATGTGCAGCCCACGCAGTTTGAAACAATTTTCAGTCGCTTGCAGGCCGAGGGCTATGATTGTCATATTCTCTGGTCACCGGATTATATGACCGGCGCATGGCCTTATGTGCGTTGCTTCGGCGATGAGAGTAAAACCCATGTTCATGTACTGGAGATACAGCAGACCTGCGCTATCCAGCGCCCGAATGACTTTACCTTGGAGCGCAACGATGCTCTGCTGGAAAAAACGAAACAGCTGATCTATAACGAGTTGAACAGCATTCCACCCGCACCAAAGCAGTTTATCTGGATGCATCTACCGCATGTGCTGCGCGGCCGGTGCAGTTACGGCGATGACATTGACATCTTTGACGAAATTCTCGGATTCGTACGGAAGAAATACGGTGATGAATCCATTTACATTACAGCGGATCACGGTCATATGAATCTACACAAGAACATCATGGCTTACGGCTTTCATGTATATGATCTGACATGCCATGTGCCATTGATCACGCCTCGCATTGATGGGTTAAAGAAGGTGGAGAGAATCACTTCTCACACCGATCTGATGGATATTATTCTGGAGAAGAAAATCCCGAAACATGATTATGTGCTGACGGATACCTTGTATTACTGCCAACCGAACCGAAGGCTGGCCGTTATCGGACAGCGCTATAAATACATTTATAATAAACACAACCGTACCGAAGAACTTTATGATCTGGAGTGGGACCCGCAGGAACGCTATAATCTGCTGGAACGTGACCGGTATGACAGCGATAGGAGCGAACTGAAGCGCATCACGGAACTATATTTCTATCCGTACCGCTCTGACGCTATGGAAGCTCTCAAAGGGTTGCGTAAAAAAAAGGAAGAGATTTGGCGCAATGGTACCTGGAGTGAAGAAGCGTATGTTAGTGCTCGCAGCATGATGCGGCATATCAAAGCGAGAATCCGGATGAAACTGAACAAATGCTAA